The DNA window ATGAGCATCTTTTTTATGGAGTCTGCTACTTCCTCATTGCTGTAGCCTGTATTTTTGATCGACCCTTgtgaagaaagatgaaaaaaacCATGTTTTTCAAGCTCTCAATTGTGGTGTGCCTGATTGTGGCCTTAGTAGTCTCAGCTGCTTCTGAAGGTcctaatttcatcttcaatgGCTTCCAATCTGCAAATCTATCACTCGATGGTATGGCTGTTGTTACCCCAAATGGCCTCCTGCAACTGACCAACGAGACCAGGCAAAGAATTGGCCATGGGTTTTATACTAATCCTGTAAATTTTGTCAATTCCTCTTATGGCGTTTCATCCTTCTCAACCACTTTCGTCTTTGCCATTATATCTGAATACCCAAATCTAAGCGGCCATGGAATTGCCTTTGTGGTGGCTCCGACGAGAACTTTTCCCGGAGCTCAGCCAAGTCAGCATCTTGGCCTTTTCAATGACGGCAACAACGGTAACACAAGCAACCATATTTTTGCCGTAGAGCTCGACACAATTCAGAATTTAGAGTTGAAAGATATCGATGCCAATCACGTTGGCATAGATATAAATGGGTTGACCTCTGAGAGAGCTGCAACTGCTGGATTTTATCCCGAGAACAATGGGACTTTAAGAAATTTGACTCTTATAAGTGGCAAACCAATGCAGGTTTGGGTCGAATATGATGGTATCCACAAAGAAATCAACGTCACTTTGGCGCCAATCAACATACCCAAACCCCAAATTCCACTCTTGTCTTACTCTCGTGACCTTTCATCTGTCATAAACAACAGCTCCATGTTCGTTGGGTTTTCATCCTCCACTGGCTCGGTTTCAACTTCTCATTATGTTTTAGGATGGAGTTTCAGATTAAACGGGCAGGCTCGAAGACTTGACATTTCCCACCTGCCAAAGCTACCTCGGAAAAAACAAACATCCAAGTTTTTAACAATTGGGTTGCCTTTAATTTCTGGAGGGATTATTTTGTTGGTGATTTTAGGCATTGTTCATGTTGTCAGAAGGAAGAGGAAGTTCGCCGAGTTGCTCGAGGACTGGGAGCTTGATTATGGGCCTCACAGGTTCAAATACAAAGACTTATACGTGGCTACAAATGGATTTAAAGAGAAAGAGGTTCTGGGTTCTGGCGGATTTGGACGAGTCTACAAAGGGGTATtaccaaaatcaaaacttgAAATCGCTGTCAAGAGGATTTCTCATGAATCAAGGCAGGGAATGAAAGAATTTGTGGCTGAGATTGTTAGTCTTGGGAGGCTTCGACACAGAAACCTTGTACAGCTTTTAGGCTACTGCAGACGAAAAGGAGAGCTGCTTTTAGTATATGATTACATGCAGAATGGAAGTTTAGATAAGTACCTGTTTGGCGAGACAAATCCTAGTCTGAATTGGAGCCAGAGGTTTCGAATCATCAAAGGGGTGGCCTCGGGGCTGCTTTACCTTCATGAAGAATGGGAGCAAGTTGTGATTCATAGAGATGTCAAAGCCAGTAATGTCTTGCTAGACAGTGAGTTAAACGGAAGATTGGGAGATTTTGGGTTGGCGAGACTGTATGACCATGGAACAGACCCTCAAACAACACACATAGTGGGAACGCTCGGTTATTTGGCTCCAGAACACACCAGATCCGGCAGGCCGACGACCCACATGGATGTGTATGCTTTTGGGGCATTTCTGCTGGAGGTTGCAACAGGAAAGAGGCCAATAGAGATTCGGGGAATGACAGAAGATGTAATACTGCTGGATTGGGTGTTTTTATGTTGGGCGAGAGGAGCCATTGTCGACGCCAAGGATCCAAAATTGGGATCAGATTATGTAGCagaggaaatggaaatggTTCTGAAACTTGGATTGTTGTGttctcaatccaacccaatgGCGAGGCCAAGCATGCGCCAAATTGTACAGTACTTGGAAGGCGATACTCCCATGCCAGAGATGGCTTCAATAGATACTTCAAGCGGTGGATTTGAAGGTTTTGATGATCTTGCCCTGTCCTACTCTTCCTTGGATAAGGCTCTCGCATATTCTACTTCTTCCTTTGTGAGGGGTTTCGCCCATTCTTCCGATGCTCAGTCTCTTCTGTCTGGTGGCCGTTGAATATAACCCATTCATCAACAACAGTTGGTCAACAGATTGCCATTGTACCTGAAATCAACAATGTATTTTGTAACCAGTTTGTGAGTACAATGCtacttataaaaataaagcttCTTGAAACTCATGGTTACGAATTGAGacatcaaaaatcaaatataaatcaTACTAATTCAAGTTTCTTATGGCTCAATCTTTATAAGAACTAGTAAGACACATTTATCACAAATGTAAGCATAACATCATGGCACGTCATAAGACTCATAACAATGACAAATAATACCAACATCCTTTGTTTGTAGGGTACCATCGTAGAACaggttctaattttttttttttggaattacattatatttttaatattatactataaaaactactttttctaaaaaaacaaaaaaaacttctaGTTAAAGAACCATATGGGTTTTTTGGGCCTAagataacaataatttttattttcttttttaagcaCACCTTTTGGTGTGGAGTTGGGAAAAAACTTGGAGAAGACCACCAAAAATTGACCCTAACCAGATAGTTAGAtgtgaattataaaatttgcaTACACCCTAACCATcattaaatacaattttgaattttgaattttctaaatttcgtGGGAGTCGTGAACATTCAAATGGTAAGAATCTTGAACTTctgatttatatttataaaaaaaaaagaaaaaagaaaaagaaaaagcagttaaatgatcaaaataactctaaagaatgaaattggtTTCGTTTAAACAttgaaaagtttattttaactCTTGAACTTTTACACCTTCAACCCCACAcacccaatttttttattctttgtttatgatttttcttctttgcccCAAATTTACCTCCCGAATGTATTTAAATCGATCATACAAACAACACATAAATGACAAACTTTTTGAACAtgaatttaacaataaaagcttttctaacaaatttcaaactttcaaagttaaaatgaacttttcaaaattcgaAGTATAATTGAGACCAATTCCATCGGAAccaatcaaatatttcatgaggtcatagaaaattcaaatgtagttttttttttttttNttttttttttttttttttttttttttttttttttttttttttttttttttttttttttttttttttttttttttttgtaatcaaaaaagaaaaaaagcatatatactttttttttagtaaaaaattaCAGGTGAAAGATCGATAGACTATGCTATGTTTGGAATGGCAATAATAGCAACACACTTTATAAACTCTTCATACTCccttaaaaaatgaatgttatattaaatttagtaatttattattgaacacaaaattccattatatatatatatatatagtagattcATTAGTCttaaaaatggttgaaaatatcatagattaaactcataatttaaccaaaaatgaatttgaggttggaaatttttttacaagaaCTTTATTTCGTATGGatgtttattttcataaaaaattaaaaggaacgGACGATTTCTATCCCGTTTCTATACGTCGACAGTAATCAGTGAAGTGAAAATACTTTTAACAAATCTGAAAATCATCAAGATATGGTGGGACCAAGACTCCAGCCTAGCATTTAATTTAAGGTGGAAAAAAGAGTTccggaaaagaaaagaaattgaagaggAAAGTTGTGATAACATTACCGAAGCCGTGGTTGTGGTTGTGGTTGTCGTTGTGTTTGGGGCATTACCAAGTAATGGCGTCCTCCGCTACGATTTTATCGTCTTCTCTTCTTCCGGCCAGTGCTCCGATCTGTGACCGTCAAGACGGCCGACTCTGTCTCTTCCAAGTTGGGTCTGTCCGTGCCAATAACAGAAGGGCTCGTGCCCCTTTTAGGGTTCAGGCCGCAAAGCCTCCGGCTGGAGTAAGCTGACTATCCTCTTCAAACCACTGGACTTTTCCCAATTCTGTTTCACCTGTTGAAAATATCGTTTACATCTGAAAAGCTTAgagaaatttagaataataaattcatgTGAGCTTGCGAGTTAccttttcatttctgttttgAAGGTTGAATTGCCAAAAGTACAGCCGAAATTTGAAGCCCCGTTTCTTGGATTCACTAAAACTGCTGAAATCTGGAATTCCAGAGCCAGCATGATAGGCCTCATTGGGATATTCGTAGTAGAGCTGGTGagcttttctctcttttttcttttcaaagaaaagtttctttcttttaccttCTATATCCAAGTTTAggggttttatttattgatttattttctgtttttccaGATATTGAANaaaaaaaaaagaaaaaagaaaaagaaaaagcagttaaatgatcaaaataactctaaagaatgaaattggtTTCGTTTAAACAttgaaaagtttattttaactCTTGAACTTTTACACCTTCAACCCCACAcacccaatttttttattctttgtttatgatttttcttctttgcccCAAATTTACCTCCCGAATGTATTTAAATCGATCATACAAACAACACATAAATGACAAACTTTTTGAACAtgaatttaacaataaaagcttttctaacaaatttcaaactttcaaagttaaaatgaacttttcaaaattcgaAGTATAATTGAGACCAATTCCATCGGAAccaatcaaatatttcatgaggtcatagaaaattcaaatgtagtttttttttttttttttttttttNttttttttttttttttttttttttttgtaatcaaaaaagaaaaaaagcatatatactttttttttagtaaaaaattaCAGGTGAAAGATCGATAGACTATGCTATGTTTGGAATGGCAATAATAGCAACACACTTTATAAACTCTTCATACTCccttaaaaaatgaat is part of the Cucurbita pepo subsp. pepo cultivar mu-cu-16 chromosome LG03, ASM280686v2, whole genome shotgun sequence genome and encodes:
- the LOC111789986 gene encoding L-type lectin-domain containing receptor kinase IV.2-like encodes the protein MKKTMFFKLSIVVCLIVALVVSAASEGPNFIFNGFQSANLSLDGMAVVTPNGLLQLTNETRQRIGHGFYTNPVNFVNSSYGVSSFSTTFVFAIISEYPNLSGHGIAFVVAPTRTFPGAQPSQHLGLFNDGNNGNTSNHIFAVELDTIQNLELKDIDANHVGIDINGLTSERAATAGFYPENNGTLRNLTLISGKPMQVWVEYDGIHKEINVTLAPINIPKPQIPLLSYSRDLSSVINNSSMFVGFSSSTGSVSTSHYVLGWSFRLNGQARRLDISHLPKLPRKKQTSKFLTIGLPLISGGIILLVILGIVHVVRRKRKFAELLEDWELDYGPHRFKYKDLYVATNGFKEKEVLGSGGFGRVYKGVLPKSKLEIAVKRISHESRQGMKEFVAEIVSLGRLRHRNLVQLLGYCRRKGELLLVYDYMQNGSLDKYLFGETNPSLNWSQRFRIIKGVASGLLYLHEEWEQVVIHRDVKASNVLLDSELNGRLGDFGLARLYDHGTDPQTTHIVGTLGYLAPEHTRSGRPTTHMDVYAFGAFLLEVATGKRPIEIRGMTEDVILLDWVFLCWARGAIVDAKDPKLGSDYVAEEMEMVLKLGLLCSQSNPMARPSMRQIVQYLEGDTPMPEMASIDTSSGGFEGFDDLALSYSSLDKALAYSTSSFVRGFAHSSDAQSLLSGGR
- the LOC111791579 gene encoding light-harvesting complex-like protein OHP1, chloroplastic, with the protein product MASSATILSSSLLPASAPICDRQDGRLCLFQVGSVRANNRRARAPFRVQAAKPPAGVELPKVQPKFEAPFLGFTKTAEIWNSRASMIGLIGIFVVELIL